The DNA segment GAAAACATAAATATTCCGATAATTACATCTTCATATAAAAAGTTGAAAGACAGGTATAATGCTATAGAGATTAATGGACTTGCCCTCACAAAAAATTCAATATTTAATATAAATAAACCCGAGAAATGGATACTGGGCTGGGATATTGTCAATGAGTGTGAGGTGGCGGTACCGTTGCTTCAGGTTTCACTGGACTATGCATATGGACTTAGCGGCCTGACAATATCCTTTCAAATGGGTTCAAACGGCCTTGCCTCCGGGAATCATTTTTTAGAGGCGCTCTGCAGCGCATTATTTGAGATAATAGAGCGAGACGCTATTGCATGTATATCGGCGGCAAACACTAAAAGCAACTACCCCTTAAAAATAATTGACCCCAAAAGTATAGGTTTTGACAGCGTTAGAAAATTAATCGGGCGCTTTGAATCTGCGCATATCAGGCCTGTTATATTCGATTATACCGTGGATACAGATGTTCCGGTATTTGTAACTTATATATATGATTTGAAATTCAGGCATATGGGAGTGTACAAAGGTGCCGGTGCTCACCTGGACCCTGAAATCGCCCTGCTTAGGTCTCTTACAGAGGCGGCCCAATCACGACTACTTGTAATTGCCGGCTCAAGGGATGAAATATTTAGACATATTTTTTCAGCAATAAAAACTTATGACAATAGCGCAAATATTCGTTTTTTCAAAAATCCCTGCCAAACAATGAGCACTTTAGATAAAAGCAATGAATCAACCGATACGATTGAAGGCGACATACAATTATGTATAAAAAACCTGAAGCTTGCTGGGCTTAACCGGATTATCGTATTTGACATAACCAGGCCGGACATGGAAATATCCGTTGTTAGAGTCGTTGTGCCCGGTGCGGAGGGATATATGTTCAGACACTATACACCTGGTTACAGGGCGATGAATTTTGCCTGTAAGGAGGGAGTATAATGAAATCCGTTATTTTCCTGGGACCTACAATGCCGATTGAGGAGGCAATGAGTATTTTGGATACAATATACCTGCCTCCTGTTG comes from the Nitrospirae bacterium YQR-1 genome and includes:
- a CDS encoding YcaO-like family protein — its product is MSSLNSSSINYRGVLYSLPKEHKNGFYRSFSPEETLKRINPYFKAIGLTRLSDITGLDRIGIPVIASFRPNAKTITTSAGKGITTEAAMASAAMESIEIFHAENINIPIITSSYKKLKDRYNAIEINGLALTKNSIFNINKPEKWILGWDIVNECEVAVPLLQVSLDYAYGLSGLTISFQMGSNGLASGNHFLEALCSALFEIIERDAIACISAANTKSNYPLKIIDPKSIGFDSVRKLIGRFESAHIRPVIFDYTVDTDVPVFVTYIYDLKFRHMGVYKGAGAHLDPEIALLRSLTEAAQSRLLVIAGSRDEIFRHIFSAIKTYDNSANIRFFKNPCQTMSTLDKSNESTDTIEGDIQLCIKNLKLAGLNRIIVFDITRPDMEISVVRVVVPGAEGYMFRHYTPGYRAMNFACKEGV